The following coding sequences are from one Arthrobacter crystallopoietes window:
- a CDS encoding aspartate aminotransferase family protein, producing the protein MTSLSPALKQATPVVVDHALGSWIHGTDGKDYLDFTTGIGVTSTGHCHPKVVEAAREQVGKIIHAQYTTVMHKPLLALTEKLGEVLPAGLDSVFYANSGSEAVEAAIRLARMATGRPNIVVFQGGFHGRTVAAASLTTAGTKFSAGFAPLMAGVHMSAFPYAYRYGWDEATAVAFALQELDYLLQTRTAPNDTAAFLIEPALGDGGYLPTPPAFMEGLRERADRHGIQLIFDEVQAGVGRMGKFWGHQYSTATPDILITAKGIASGFPISAIAASTETMSKAWPGSQGGTYGGNAVSAAAGVATLEVVEEEGLVENSRIRGEQLQAGLKEIQNRFPVIGNVRGLGLMQGIEFTAEDGTPDAKTAAAVQQATTTQGLLSLTCGPAGNVVRLIPALVVTADEISTGLERFEAAVGAVVGAVPAKAGV; encoded by the coding sequence ATGACTTCACTCAGCCCCGCGCTCAAGCAAGCAACCCCCGTCGTCGTCGACCACGCCCTCGGCTCGTGGATCCACGGCACGGACGGCAAGGACTACCTGGATTTCACTACCGGCATCGGAGTGACCAGCACCGGCCACTGCCACCCGAAGGTTGTGGAAGCGGCGCGCGAACAGGTCGGCAAGATCATCCATGCCCAGTACACCACCGTGATGCACAAGCCGCTGCTGGCGCTGACCGAGAAGCTCGGCGAAGTCCTCCCCGCGGGACTGGACTCCGTGTTCTACGCAAACTCCGGCTCCGAGGCCGTCGAGGCCGCCATCCGCCTGGCCCGCATGGCCACCGGCCGGCCCAACATCGTCGTGTTCCAGGGCGGCTTCCACGGACGCACCGTCGCCGCCGCCTCCCTGACCACGGCCGGCACCAAGTTCTCCGCCGGCTTCGCGCCGCTGATGGCCGGCGTCCACATGTCCGCCTTCCCCTATGCCTACCGCTACGGCTGGGACGAAGCCACCGCCGTCGCCTTCGCGCTGCAGGAGCTGGACTACCTGCTGCAGACCCGCACCGCCCCCAATGACACCGCCGCGTTCCTGATCGAACCGGCACTGGGCGACGGCGGGTACCTGCCCACTCCCCCGGCCTTCATGGAGGGCCTGCGCGAGCGCGCCGACCGGCACGGCATCCAGCTGATCTTCGACGAGGTGCAGGCGGGCGTGGGCCGGATGGGCAAGTTCTGGGGCCACCAGTACTCCACCGCCACCCCGGACATCCTCATTACCGCCAAGGGCATCGCCTCGGGCTTCCCCATCTCCGCCATCGCGGCTTCCACCGAGACCATGTCCAAGGCCTGGCCCGGCTCGCAGGGCGGCACCTACGGCGGCAACGCCGTTTCCGCCGCGGCCGGTGTGGCCACGCTCGAAGTGGTCGAAGAGGAAGGCCTGGTGGAGAACTCCCGCATCCGCGGCGAGCAGCTGCAGGCCGGCCTGAAGGAGATCCAGAACCGCTTCCCGGTGATCGGCAACGTCCGCGGCCTGGGCCTGATGCAGGGCATCGAGTTCACCGCCGAAGACGGCACCCCCGACGCCAAGACCGCCGCCGCGGTCCAGCAGGCCACCACCACGCAGGGCCTGCTGTCCCTGACCTGCGGCCCGGCCGGCAACGTTGTCCGGCTGATCCCCGCCCTGGTGGTCACCGCCGACGAAATCAGCACCGGACTGGAACGTTTCGAGGCCGCCGTTGGCGCCGTCGTCGGTGCCGTTCCCGCCAAAGCGGGAGTCTAA
- a CDS encoding amino acid ABC transporter ATP-binding protein, with protein sequence MDKTENRVILNAGSISKSYGATEVLKGISLEVHAGEVIALIGPSGAGKSTFLRCLNYLERPTSGGLTLDGEQVFKNPLNPSKHELVHLRRRVGMVFQSFNLFPHLSVLQNIVLAQTLNGKRSKKEAEEYAMKLLTQVGLPDKASAKPSQCSGGQQQRIAIARALALDPEIMLFDEPTSALDPEIADEVLTVMRDLAEIGMTMIVVTHEMRFAERVADRVLLLDRGCILEEGTPQHVFTNPTHERTKTFLQAVLDR encoded by the coding sequence ATGGACAAGACTGAAAACCGGGTCATTCTTAACGCCGGCTCGATCTCGAAATCGTACGGCGCCACCGAGGTGCTCAAGGGTATCTCTCTCGAGGTGCACGCGGGCGAGGTCATCGCCCTGATTGGTCCGAGCGGTGCAGGCAAAAGCACCTTCCTCCGCTGCCTCAACTATCTTGAGCGCCCGACCAGCGGTGGCCTCACCCTCGACGGCGAGCAGGTCTTCAAGAATCCCCTCAATCCTTCGAAACATGAGCTGGTACACCTGCGCCGCCGAGTGGGGATGGTGTTCCAGAGTTTCAACCTTTTCCCGCATCTGAGCGTGCTGCAGAACATCGTGCTCGCCCAGACGCTCAATGGGAAGCGGTCGAAAAAGGAGGCCGAGGAGTACGCGATGAAACTCCTCACGCAGGTGGGTCTGCCCGATAAGGCCTCTGCCAAGCCCTCGCAGTGCTCAGGCGGACAGCAGCAGCGCATCGCGATTGCCCGGGCGCTTGCCCTCGATCCCGAGATAATGCTCTTTGACGAGCCCACGTCGGCGCTCGATCCCGAGATCGCCGACGAAGTGCTCACGGTAATGCGCGATCTTGCTGAGATCGGCATGACGATGATTGTGGTAACACACGAGATGCGGTTCGCGGAGCGGGTGGCGGACCGGGTGTTACTGCTCGACCGTGGATGCATCCTGGAGGAGGGCACACCCCAACACGTGTTCACCAACCCGACCCATGAGCGCACAAAGACGTTCCTGCAGGCGGTGCTGGATAGATGA
- a CDS encoding FAD-dependent oxidoreductase, translated as MKIGVVGLGAIGAQVLWSLSKRAGVEVHGFESGYIGHPLAGAGGEGRLFRNLELTTMGYMPIVKRSNELWEELELTGGRQLRRKIGTLLLGAPTDAQIEHALQAARDWDLEHEIYGMEEIRALFPQFSVADGDIGIWDSGAGVISPERSICVAVEQAVRAGATAREFTTVAAVDERADGVTLRLESGESLDFDRVLVAGGGWTTKLVPELRDWIVTRRLTSAWFSGKDDGSLRGLPPFMRVSPSYCYGIPNADEKLVKLGLGFNDHLPTGDPDSVPRKFGHKEAQAEIEKFSWILRDLLPNLDPNPVRLETYIESYTRSMHEFMAVAPGRSNTVVLGGFSGHGFKLAPALGEIGADLVAEGSTRFDLDFLSAAKPVFSITDVNSGITTHNAVVASTGGEK; from the coding sequence ATGAAAATCGGTGTTGTCGGCCTCGGAGCCATCGGTGCACAGGTGCTATGGAGTCTCAGCAAGCGTGCCGGCGTCGAAGTGCACGGATTTGAGAGCGGCTACATCGGCCACCCCCTCGCGGGGGCGGGTGGAGAAGGACGCCTGTTCCGGAACCTCGAACTCACCACGATGGGCTACATGCCGATCGTGAAGCGCTCGAACGAGCTTTGGGAAGAGCTGGAGCTGACGGGCGGCCGACAACTGCGCCGCAAAATCGGCACTCTGCTGCTCGGCGCTCCAACGGATGCGCAGATCGAGCACGCGCTCCAGGCCGCACGGGATTGGGACCTGGAGCACGAGATCTATGGCATGGAGGAAATCCGCGCGCTCTTCCCGCAGTTCTCGGTCGCAGACGGGGACATCGGCATCTGGGATTCCGGTGCCGGCGTCATCTCGCCCGAGCGGAGCATCTGCGTCGCCGTCGAGCAGGCGGTGCGGGCCGGAGCCACGGCGCGCGAGTTTACAACGGTCGCCGCAGTCGACGAACGGGCCGACGGCGTCACCCTCCGTCTCGAATCCGGCGAGAGCCTCGATTTCGACCGGGTGCTCGTGGCCGGCGGCGGTTGGACCACGAAACTCGTGCCCGAGCTGCGCGACTGGATCGTGACACGGCGCCTCACCTCGGCGTGGTTCTCGGGCAAGGACGACGGTAGTCTCCGGGGCCTGCCGCCCTTCATGCGGGTCTCCCCCTCCTACTGCTACGGCATCCCGAACGCGGACGAGAAGCTCGTGAAGCTTGGACTCGGCTTCAATGACCACCTGCCGACGGGCGACCCCGACTCGGTGCCACGGAAGTTCGGCCACAAAGAGGCGCAGGCCGAAATTGAGAAGTTCTCCTGGATCCTGCGCGACCTTCTCCCAAACCTTGACCCGAACCCCGTGCGGCTAGAGACCTACATCGAGAGTTACACCCGCTCGATGCACGAGTTCATGGCAGTCGCGCCCGGCCGCAGCAACACAGTGGTGCTCGGCGGCTTCTCCGGTCACGGCTTCAAACTTGCCCCCGCGCTCGGCGAGATCGGCGCGGATCTCGTGGCCGAAGGGAGCACCAGGTTCGACCTCGACTTCCTCAGCGCAGCGAAACCAGTTTTCTCCATCACCGATGTCAATAGCGGCATCACGACCCACAATGCCGTCGTCGCATCCACCGGCGGCGAGAAGTAA
- a CDS encoding HAD-IA family hydrolase, with product MSNNTPIATFDCYRTLIDFDLNRLALPIVQERLDEVGIDHDTFLDNLRVMRFQAVAEGPYRRYQDLVRSTLENAMLLHGARYEDGYGDQLVEEAKSLPVFPEVPEALRKLKEKGVQLAIISNSDRDFIPHHVKTIGVEFDYVITAEDAGWYKPRPGAFEHLFKTIDRDPSLITHVAQGWEYDIMPAKQYGVRRIWVNRYGFKGSDFYQPYNEIQDLSTLPDFWNN from the coding sequence ATGAGTAACAACACCCCGATCGCGACTTTCGACTGCTACCGCACGTTGATCGACTTCGACCTCAATCGCCTCGCGCTACCGATCGTGCAGGAGCGCCTCGACGAGGTCGGCATCGATCATGACACTTTCCTCGACAACCTCCGCGTGATGCGCTTCCAGGCCGTTGCCGAGGGCCCCTACCGCAGGTATCAAGACCTCGTGCGTTCGACGCTTGAGAACGCGATGCTGCTGCACGGCGCCCGCTACGAGGACGGGTACGGCGATCAGCTCGTCGAGGAGGCGAAGTCGCTTCCCGTCTTCCCCGAAGTACCCGAGGCGCTGCGCAAGCTCAAGGAGAAGGGCGTGCAGCTGGCGATCATCTCGAATTCGGATCGCGATTTCATCCCCCACCACGTCAAGACGATCGGCGTCGAGTTCGACTACGTGATCACCGCCGAGGACGCCGGCTGGTACAAGCCCCGCCCCGGTGCCTTCGAGCACCTCTTCAAGACGATCGATCGCGACCCAAGCCTCATCACCCACGTCGCGCAGGGATGGGAGTACGACATCATGCCCGCGAAGCAGTACGGCGTGCGCCGCATCTGGGTGAACCGCTACGGGTTCAAGGGCAGCGATTTCTACCAGCCGTATAACGAGATCCAGGATCTTTCCACGCTGCCCGACTTCTGGAACAACTGA
- a CDS encoding substrate-binding periplasmic protein has product MAIVSSDRKHSKLIASGGALAAIALLATGCSSGNGNAATVDENCTPVAQVETMTEGKLKALVVEHPPFVTMQGGTLSGIEGELLQKVAADLCLELDAQVTSFAGAIEGLQNNRADLSSSNWTVNDERRELFEVSNPMYESRMGLVTKGQDWDTPEALEGKKIGTPQGYLWNEQLHELYGDNITEYQSDVAVIDDVKAGRIDVGIVNNHANSWRLTQDQYKDLTLKTMQTSDKLPHTQKEALAVVLVKKGETDLRDAVNVVLGEYQDSGEMKAQFEEYGLDPQFIVSSGS; this is encoded by the coding sequence ATGGCTATCGTCTCCTCCGACCGCAAGCACTCGAAGCTCATCGCATCCGGTGGCGCACTCGCCGCCATCGCGTTGCTCGCCACCGGCTGCTCGAGCGGCAACGGCAATGCAGCCACCGTTGATGAGAACTGCACCCCCGTCGCCCAGGTCGAGACCATGACCGAGGGCAAGCTCAAGGCGCTCGTCGTCGAGCACCCGCCGTTCGTCACCATGCAGGGCGGCACACTCTCCGGCATCGAGGGCGAACTGCTCCAGAAGGTCGCCGCCGACCTCTGCCTCGAGCTCGACGCACAGGTGACCTCGTTCGCTGGCGCCATCGAGGGCCTGCAGAACAACCGCGCCGACCTCTCGTCGAGCAACTGGACTGTCAACGATGAGCGTCGTGAGCTCTTCGAAGTGAGCAACCCGATGTACGAAAGCCGGATGGGCCTTGTCACCAAGGGCCAGGACTGGGATACGCCGGAGGCTCTGGAGGGAAAGAAGATCGGCACCCCGCAGGGATACCTCTGGAACGAGCAGCTGCACGAGCTCTACGGCGACAACATCACCGAGTATCAGTCCGACGTCGCCGTCATCGACGATGTGAAGGCCGGTCGTATCGATGTCGGAATCGTGAACAACCACGCAAATTCGTGGCGCCTTACCCAGGACCAGTACAAGGACCTAACGCTGAAGACCATGCAGACCTCCGACAAGCTGCCCCATACACAGAAGGAGGCCCTGGCGGTCGTGCTCGTGAAGAAGGGCGAAACCGACCTCCGCGACGCGGTCAACGTCGTGCTCGGCGAATACCAGGATTCCGGGGAGATGAAAGCGCAGTTCGAAGAGTACGGTTTGGACCCCCAGTTCATCGTCTCGAGCGGATCCTGA
- a CDS encoding amino acid ABC transporter permease, with protein MNGISIETLFSGIGAGLSITVILTVVSFVVGSVLAVPLALARTSPLWVLRWLAIGIIDICRGVPPLVWLLIIYYGISPVIALEPLPAALIGLSLISGAYLAENFRAGIDNVHKGQSEAAMALGLTPTHQFWRVIAPQAVNIAMPPSASYAVSLLKDSAKASIIGVADIIFMAQLEVSRGAPAVLVFSIAAVLYLLVGIPLSYFSRYVDSVVRKKVVTV; from the coding sequence ATGAACGGCATCAGTATCGAGACCCTTTTTTCGGGCATCGGAGCCGGTCTTAGTATTACGGTGATCCTGACAGTGGTCTCCTTCGTCGTGGGAAGCGTCCTCGCGGTGCCGCTGGCGCTGGCGCGCACGTCGCCTCTGTGGGTATTACGCTGGCTCGCCATCGGCATCATCGACATCTGCCGCGGTGTGCCGCCTCTCGTGTGGCTGCTGATTATCTACTACGGCATCAGCCCGGTAATCGCGCTCGAACCGCTACCTGCCGCGCTCATCGGCCTGAGCCTCATCTCTGGCGCGTACCTCGCCGAGAACTTCCGGGCCGGCATCGACAACGTGCATAAGGGCCAAAGTGAAGCCGCCATGGCGCTCGGACTCACGCCGACCCACCAGTTCTGGCGTGTCATCGCGCCCCAGGCGGTCAATATCGCGATGCCGCCCTCGGCCTCGTACGCCGTGAGCCTTCTGAAGGACAGCGCAAAGGCGTCGATCATTGGCGTTGCCGACATCATCTTCATGGCACAGCTCGAGGTCTCCCGCGGCGCCCCCGCAGTGCTCGTCTTCTCGATCGCGGCCGTGCTCTACCTGCTTGTCGGCATCCCGCTGTCGTACTTCTCGCGCTATGTCGACAGCGTGGTCCGCAAAAAGGTGGTGACCGTATGA
- a CDS encoding amino acid ABC transporter permease, translating into MIFERWAEWLPALLEGLGVSLALTGCVALVGLPLGLVFSLLSTHQNRLVRTVFIVVIEILRGIPLLAVIYLLYFGLPSGGITLTAFVTMVVAHGLNLSAYSSEVFRAGILHVGPGQREAFASLGITRMKGFFHVVLPQAMRAVVGPMMSLLIMVFQSSSLAYTIGVGELTSKAFSIGAMTFQYLDVLVLAGIIYAVICIASSRIASNVEERLKTGR; encoded by the coding sequence ATGATCTTCGAACGATGGGCCGAATGGCTGCCAGCCCTGCTTGAAGGCCTGGGCGTCTCGCTTGCCCTCACCGGATGCGTCGCCCTGGTCGGACTCCCCTTAGGCCTCGTGTTCAGCCTGCTGAGCACACACCAGAACCGCCTCGTGCGCACGGTCTTCATCGTGGTCATCGAGATTCTCCGTGGCATCCCGCTCCTCGCGGTGATTTACCTGCTCTACTTCGGACTCCCGAGCGGCGGCATCACCTTAACCGCCTTCGTGACGATGGTGGTTGCCCACGGGCTCAACCTCTCGGCCTACTCGAGTGAGGTGTTCCGGGCAGGCATCCTGCACGTCGGACCAGGGCAGCGCGAAGCGTTCGCCAGCCTCGGCATCACCCGGATGAAGGGCTTCTTCCACGTCGTGCTGCCGCAGGCGATGCGGGCGGTAGTCGGCCCCATGATGTCGCTGCTCATCATGGTGTTCCAGTCCAGCTCGCTCGCTTACACCATCGGCGTCGGCGAGCTCACGAGCAAGGCCTTCTCGATCGGCGCGATGACGTTCCAATACCTGGACGTGCTGGTGCTAGCGGGCATCATTTACGCCGTGATCTGCATCGCGTCATCCCGCATCGCCTCCAACGTGGAGGAACGCCTGAAGACGGGACGTTGA